The sequence CGGTACCCGCTACGACGCCGACTTCGACGCCTGGCTGACCCGCTGCGCGGCCGGTGCCTGCTCCGGCAGCACCAACCCGCCCGGCAACCAGCCGCCCACCGCGGCCTTCACCACCGCGATCGGCGAGCTGGCGGTCACCTTCGTCAACCGCTCCACCGACCCGGACGGCAAGATCGCCGCCTACGCCTGGGACTTCGGCGACGGCACCAGCGCCACCACCGCCAATCCGACCAAGTGGTACACCAAGGCCGGTACCTACACCGTCACCCTCACCGTGACCGACGACAAGGGCGCCACCGCGAGCGCCCGGCAGAACGTCACCGTGGCGGGCCTGCCGGAGTGCTCCGGCGCCGACCCGCGCCAGCTGGACAAGAACTGCCGCCGCAGCAACCTCTCGGCGGGCACCGGCAACTACGCCCACTTCTACCTGTACCTCCCGGCCGGGGTGAAGCAGCTCAAGCTCACCAGTACGGGCGGCACTGGCAACGCCGACCTCTACTACAACGCCACCAGCTGGGCGTACACCAACTCGTACACCGCCAAGTCCACCAACGCGAGCAACAACACCGAGACCCTGACCATCGCCAACCCGCCGGCCGGCTACGTCTACGTGAGCCTCTACGGCCAGCAGGCCTTCTCCGGCGCGAACATCAAGGCCGAGTACTGAGGCCGGAGTTCTGATCCCGGATGCATCCGGCAGTACCCGGAGGCCCCCGGCGGCGCGCGAACGGCGCGCCGCCGGGGGCCTCCCCGCGTCCCGCCCCGGAGCGGACGCACCGGTATTGCACCGACCGGTCCAAAAAGGTTAACGTGCTGCCATGGCGAGACCGCGCACCTTCGACGAGGGCCGCGCGCTCGACGCGGCGATGCACGCGTTCTGGGCGAACGGCTACGAGGCCACCTCCACGCAGGACCTCTGCGAGGCGACCGGTCTCGGGCGGAGCAGCATCTACAACACGTTCAGCAGCAAGCACGACCTGTTCAAGCGGTCGCTGGCCCGCTACATCGAGGTGATGACCGTCCCGCAGATCGAGCTGCTGGAGGATCCGGGGCTGCCGCCGCTGGAGCGGATCCGGGTCCTGCTCGCGCGGATCGTGGAGGGGGAGTTCGAGCACCGTCCGGAGGGTCGCAGCATCGGCTGTCTGACCGTGAACACCGTGGTGGAGCTGGCCGGACGCGACCCGGAGGCGGACGCGATGCTGGTCCGCGACCAGGAGGTGCGGCTCGCCGCGCTGCGGGCCGCGATCGCCGCCGGGCAACTGGCGGGCGGGATCGCCGGCCGGCGGGCGCCGGAGGAGCTGGCCCGCTTCGTCAACGCGGTGATCGGCGGGATGCGGGTCGCCGCCAAGGGCGGGGCCGACCGGGCCGCCGTCGAGGCCGTGGCCGCCACCGCCCTGGACGCCCTCACCCCCTGACCCGCCCTGCGCGACCCGAGTGACCCGCGCGGTCTGAGCGACCCGCCCCGGGAGCGCGTTCGCGTGCCCCGGCGTGCCCACGTCCGCCCTCATTCTGTACCGATCCATCCAAAATCAACGGGGGAGCCCTTCCCATGCCACGTGCCGTGTACGTCCTCGCTCTCGGCGTCTTCGCGATGGTGACCAGCGAGTTCGCCGTCGCCGGGTTGATGCCCCAGCTGGCGGAGGGCCTCGACGCCACCGTCCCGCAGATCGGCTACCTGATCACCGCCTTCTCGGTGGCGATGTCCTTCGGCGGCCCGTTCCTGGCCGTCGCCCTCCTCCGGATGCGCCAGAAGGCGGCGCTGATGCTCCTGTTCGCGATCTTCCTGGTCGGAAACCTGCTCGCCGCGACCGCCTCCGGCTATCCGGTGATGCTGGTGGCCCGGGTGGTCTCCGGCGTCGCGGCGCAGGCCTTCTTCGGCATCTCGATCTCGCTCTGCGCCCAGCTGGCCCGTCCGGAGATCCGCGGCCGGGCGATCGCCGTCCTGATGAACGGCCTCATGCTCGGCACGCTGCTCGGCCTGCCGC comes from Streptomyces sp. TLI_053 and encodes:
- a CDS encoding TetR/AcrR family transcriptional regulator, which encodes MARPRTFDEGRALDAAMHAFWANGYEATSTQDLCEATGLGRSSIYNTFSSKHDLFKRSLARYIEVMTVPQIELLEDPGLPPLERIRVLLARIVEGEFEHRPEGRSIGCLTVNTVVELAGRDPEADAMLVRDQEVRLAALRAAIAAGQLAGGIAGRRAPEELARFVNAVIGGMRVAAKGGADRAAVEAVAATALDALTP